One region of Quercus lobata isolate SW786 chromosome 2, ValleyOak3.0 Primary Assembly, whole genome shotgun sequence genomic DNA includes:
- the LOC115975758 gene encoding LEAF RUST 10 DISEASE-RESISTANCE LOCUS RECEPTOR-LIKE PROTEIN KINASE-like 1.4 isoform X2, whose translation MNNLQLGIWFYSINQRRKRRAEQSKSNELPTTLSSKSVPASSTNISRNNPSHPYPNSDLQKGSTYFGAHVFSYEELEEATNNFDPSKEIGKGGFGKVYYGKLHDGRVVAVKRLHENNMKRVEQFMNEVEILSKIRHQNLVALYGCTSQRSQELILVYEYVSNGTVADHLHGNRSKSGLLTWPVRLSIAIESAEALAYLHVSDVIHRDVKTNNILLDENFQVKVADFGLSRLFPTDVTHVSTAPQGTPGYVDPEYFQCYQLTQKSDVYSFGVVLMELISSLPAVDMNRHRQDINLVNMAVNKTQNNALHELVDPLLGFEKDYTVKKMTTSVAELAFRCLEKERDMRPSMDEVLEILRGIQNGNEEMGAQKAEVVDIKAADDVRLLKNIPPPLSSDSVVTDKWVNSPTTPHSS comes from the exons ATGAATAACCTCCAATTAG GTATCTGGTTCTATTCCATCAATCAACGGAGGAAGAGACGTGCTGAACAATCTAAAAGCAATGAACTTCCTACAACTCTTTCAAGCAAAAGTGTACCTGCTTCTTCAACTAATATCTCTCGAAACAACCCATCTCATCCCTACCCAAATTCGGATCTTCAAAAAGGAAGCACCTACTTTGGAGCGCACGTCTTCAGCTATGAGGAACTGGAAGAAGCCACTAACAACTTTGACCCTTCTAAAGAAATTGGAAAAGGGGGCTTCGGCAAAGTTTACTATG GCAAGCTCCATGATGGGCGTGTAGTTGCAGTGAAGCGCCTacatgaaaataatatgaaacGTGTTGAGCAgttcatgaatgaagtagagaTCCTATCTAAGATAAGACACCAAAACCTTGTGGCACTGTATGGGTGCACCTCACAACGCAGCCAAGAACTTATCCTTGTTTACGAATATGTTTCCAATGGAACTGTTGCTGATCATCTCCATGGAAATCGATCTAAGTCTGGTTTGCTGACTTGGCCAGTTCGGTTGAGCATAGCTATAGAGTCAGCCGAGGCACTGGCATATCTCCATGTATCAGATGTTATACACCGTGATGTCAAAACCAACAACATTCTTCTTGATGAGAATTTCCAAGTGAAAGTGGCTGATTTCGGTTTGTCACGGCTGTTCCCAACAGATGTCACACACGTGTCAACTGCTCCACAAGGGACACCTGGGTACGTCGATCCTGAGTATTTCCAGTGCTACCAACTCACTCaaaaaagtgatgtttataGCTTTGGAGTGGTATTAATGGAACTTATATCATCATTACCAGCTGTGGATATGAATAGGCACCGGCAAGATATAAATTTGGTTAATATGGCTGTgaacaagactcaaaataatGCGTTACATGAGTTGGTTGATCCGCTTCTTGGTTTTGAAAAGGATTACACTGTGAAGAAGATGACAACGTCAGTGGCAGAATTGGCTTTTCGGTGCTTGGAAAAGGAGAGGGATATGAGGCCTAGCATGGATGAAGTACTGGAGATTTTGAGAGGAATCCAGAATGGGAATGAAGAGATGGGTGCTCAGAAAGCTGAAGTGGTGGATATTAAGGCTGCAGATGATGTTAGGCTTTTGAAGAATATTCCTCCCCCGCTTTCTTCAGATTCAGTTGTGACTGATAAATGGGTTAACAGCCCTACAACACCTCATTCCTCCTAG
- the LOC115975758 gene encoding LEAF RUST 10 DISEASE-RESISTANCE LOCUS RECEPTOR-LIKE PROTEIN KINASE-like 1.4 isoform X1, whose translation MNNLQLGLFITGAVIAGILLGIWFYSINQRRKRRAEQSKSNELPTTLSSKSVPASSTNISRNNPSHPYPNSDLQKGSTYFGAHVFSYEELEEATNNFDPSKEIGKGGFGKVYYGKLHDGRVVAVKRLHENNMKRVEQFMNEVEILSKIRHQNLVALYGCTSQRSQELILVYEYVSNGTVADHLHGNRSKSGLLTWPVRLSIAIESAEALAYLHVSDVIHRDVKTNNILLDENFQVKVADFGLSRLFPTDVTHVSTAPQGTPGYVDPEYFQCYQLTQKSDVYSFGVVLMELISSLPAVDMNRHRQDINLVNMAVNKTQNNALHELVDPLLGFEKDYTVKKMTTSVAELAFRCLEKERDMRPSMDEVLEILRGIQNGNEEMGAQKAEVVDIKAADDVRLLKNIPPPLSSDSVVTDKWVNSPTTPHSS comes from the exons ATGAATAACCTCCAATTAG GCCTTTTCATAACAGGTGCAGTTATTGCTGGCATTCTTCTAGGTATCTGGTTCTATTCCATCAATCAACGGAGGAAGAGACGTGCTGAACAATCTAAAAGCAATGAACTTCCTACAACTCTTTCAAGCAAAAGTGTACCTGCTTCTTCAACTAATATCTCTCGAAACAACCCATCTCATCCCTACCCAAATTCGGATCTTCAAAAAGGAAGCACCTACTTTGGAGCGCACGTCTTCAGCTATGAGGAACTGGAAGAAGCCACTAACAACTTTGACCCTTCTAAAGAAATTGGAAAAGGGGGCTTCGGCAAAGTTTACTATG GCAAGCTCCATGATGGGCGTGTAGTTGCAGTGAAGCGCCTacatgaaaataatatgaaacGTGTTGAGCAgttcatgaatgaagtagagaTCCTATCTAAGATAAGACACCAAAACCTTGTGGCACTGTATGGGTGCACCTCACAACGCAGCCAAGAACTTATCCTTGTTTACGAATATGTTTCCAATGGAACTGTTGCTGATCATCTCCATGGAAATCGATCTAAGTCTGGTTTGCTGACTTGGCCAGTTCGGTTGAGCATAGCTATAGAGTCAGCCGAGGCACTGGCATATCTCCATGTATCAGATGTTATACACCGTGATGTCAAAACCAACAACATTCTTCTTGATGAGAATTTCCAAGTGAAAGTGGCTGATTTCGGTTTGTCACGGCTGTTCCCAACAGATGTCACACACGTGTCAACTGCTCCACAAGGGACACCTGGGTACGTCGATCCTGAGTATTTCCAGTGCTACCAACTCACTCaaaaaagtgatgtttataGCTTTGGAGTGGTATTAATGGAACTTATATCATCATTACCAGCTGTGGATATGAATAGGCACCGGCAAGATATAAATTTGGTTAATATGGCTGTgaacaagactcaaaataatGCGTTACATGAGTTGGTTGATCCGCTTCTTGGTTTTGAAAAGGATTACACTGTGAAGAAGATGACAACGTCAGTGGCAGAATTGGCTTTTCGGTGCTTGGAAAAGGAGAGGGATATGAGGCCTAGCATGGATGAAGTACTGGAGATTTTGAGAGGAATCCAGAATGGGAATGAAGAGATGGGTGCTCAGAAAGCTGAAGTGGTGGATATTAAGGCTGCAGATGATGTTAGGCTTTTGAAGAATATTCCTCCCCCGCTTTCTTCAGATTCAGTTGTGACTGATAAATGGGTTAACAGCCCTACAACACCTCATTCCTCCTAG